Genomic window (Sparus aurata chromosome 19, fSpaAur1.1, whole genome shotgun sequence):
CCTCTCCCTGTCAATGTCCGAGTGGTGGTGTCTGTGAATGTAGAGACATGTCCTCAAGCTTGGAGGTGAGACACACCAGTCAATTTACAGTACATTTGTTATATTGGTTCAAAatgctgtttatttattcatcagtgCTGTTTGTAATTGAGTGACCATCTCTGCTTAGGTTGTGGCCCACCCTCCACTTAGACCCACTTAGTCCTAGAGAGGTCAGGAGCGTTGTTAATGCAGAGTGCCAGAACATGGGTATCAAGTTTACCAAGGACCAGGTCAGTAATCATTCCATCAACCCTACTTTTTAAAACCTCTGAAGAGATTTTAATCTGTGAATGGTTTTAATGTTTGGAATCATCATCAGAGTTAAGTTTTTTGTGTGAATGCCACAtttgcatgttgtttttttgttcaaggAGAAGAAGCTGGAAAGGCACTGTCGCTCTGCATCCACCTGCAATGCACTGTATGTCACACTACTTGCAAGGATGATCATCAGGTCAGCCACCCCTGGTTTTGCAACGTTATATTTATTAGATACGTTTATGTATGTGGATGTGTGGCTTCATATATGTTGAAGTTTTTGTAGATTTTGATGGTTATGCTACGTTCCAGCAGTATATCCAGTGGGTCACTGGAGAAGAGCCTCGACCAGTGTCTACAATGTCAGGACACCATGTCACTTTATCGCCAGGCGCTCAAGATGACGCTAAACTCCCTCAGCACAGACAGAGAGCGACACGTTATGAGAGAGGTGACAAACACTCGGCCTCACAGAaactcataaacacacatgtgaTCCTTTGTGTGAGTTTTCTTCACTCCTAGAGGACGAATATGcgctctttttgttttcctctcctcagATACTGTGCCTTGTATGTGCCAGCCATAATGGAGTGAGTGAATCAGAGGTACTGGACCTTTTACCAGAAGTGGAGTTGCCTGTCCTGTCATCTCTGCTTCACTGTTTGAACAGACTCTGCATAGTAACCCTCCGCTGTGGGCTCATCAGGTTTCAACACCTGCAGGTAATAAAACTTATGGAGCACAgagtcattaaaaaacaaagtgcatcACCAAACTCTGATATTTATGTGACAGAACATTTATGAATAGacaattttaaagtttttgtttgtatgtgtgtttgtctatcAGGCTTGGGAAGCTGTGAGGTTGGAATTCCTGGGTGGAGGAAGCAGCTCTGCCGCTTACAGAGACAAGCTCATAAATTACTTCAGTCAACAACTCAGGTGCTTATTAAGAGGGGTCATCTTTCCTCACCGTGTATCttcattgtgaatttgtttaGCCACAATAATTGTGTAGTGAAAATCGGATATCGTGACAGCCCTAACAACGCAACttacttttttctgtctgtacAACTCTTgtcgtgtgtgttgtgtgtgtagcCAGGACCGTGTGACTTGGCGTGTGGCTGACGAGCTGCCCTGGTTGCTCCAACAGCAGGAGGACAGGACTAAACTACAGCTTAGCCTCCTGAACCTGTTTGTCTCCCAAAACCTCTACAAGAGGTAGAAAACATGCACATAGACAGAAGCTGATATTACAAAGCCTGCCATATTTACTTGGATATAGTCTTACAGGTgtatgttgttttctttatcgTCCTCTAGGGGTCATTTCTCTGAGCTGCTAGCCTATTGGCAATATGTGGGCAAAGACAAAAACTCCATGGCCACTGAGTACTTTGACTCCCTGAAACACTATGAGAAGAGCTGTGAGAGTGAAGACAGCATGACCAAGCTTGCAAACCTCTATGAGACACTGGGACGTTTCCTCAAAGACCTTGGCCTCCCTAGTCAGGTAATATTGTGGATTGCAATAATAGCTTTGACAATGTCCAATAGATGTCCTTCAATATATATCTTATTTTGTCGTAGAAAAGGACAAATACTGAGAGTTCAGCGTCTGTCCGTCTCTTTGGCTAGGCTGTAGCTCCTTTACAAAGGTCCCTTGAGATTAGGGAGACAGCACTGGACCCGGACCATCCCAGCGTGGCTCGCTCCCTCCACCAGCTGGCCGGGGTTTATGTACAGTGGAAGAAGTACGGCAACGCTGAGCAGCTGTACAAGCAGGCCTTGGAGATAAGTGAGAACGCCTACGGAGCTGAGCACGCCAGCGTGGCACGAGAGCTGGAGTCACTCGCCATGCTATATCAGAAACAAAATAAGTAAGTGATCGGGTATTCATGTGGATGTGCATGAAGTCATTTTATAATTGCCGTTCACGTAGAATAGTTTATTGGTTTTCCCAGATTTGTTGTTGATCTTGTGATCTCAACCTAAACAGTCAGTGGTGCTTTCGATGCACAAGTCCATTTTAAATATGGTTGCTTTTAACCTGGCCTTTTTAAATTCAGGTATGAACAAGCAGAGAAACTCAGGAAGAGGTCAGTGAAGATCCGCCAGAAGACCGCTCGCCAGAAAGGTCATATGGTAAGCATGTTTTACAGATACCCACACACTCAGTCATACTCACTTAATCAATCATATTTTACATGCATTTTTTCTAATCTCTTCAGTACGGCTTCACTTTGTTGAGGCGCAGAGccctgcagctggaggagctaACTCTAGGAAAAGACACTGCAGACTCTGCCAAGACACTTAATGAACTGGGTGTCCTGTACTACCTCCAAAACAACCTGGAGTAAGGCACAGATGTTACAGCTGGCTTCCCAAATAGATACATGTACCACTTATGTATCTTCTATCTGATATTTGTTTGtctgatgttttttgtctttgtgtctttaCCAGTGCAGCAAAAGTTTTCCTGACCCGCTCTCTGGAGATGCGTCAGCGTGTCCTCGGTCCGGATCACCCAGACTGCGCTCAGTCCCTCAACAACCTGGCCGCACTgcacacagagaggagggagtaTGAAACGGCTGAGGACATGTATGAGAGGGCGCTAGACATCCGCAAGAGGGCCTTGTCCCCAGACCATCCGTCGCTGGCGTACACACTCAAACACCTGGCCATGCTCTACAAACGCAGAGTGAGACACGTGTGCCAGTTAACATTCAAACTTTATTATTCTTTCTGTGAAGAgctcatttctttgttttttgttggctGAGAAGCTGATtggaacatgtgtgtgttgtacagGGGAAGCTTGAAAAGGCTGTACCGCTGTATGAGCTGTCGCTGGAAATCAGGGAGAAAAGTTTTGGGCCCAAACACCCCAGTGTTGCCACAGCACTGGTCAACCTGGCTGTGATCTACTGCCAACTAGTGAGAATGTTCATCGTGTTTTTAATCAGTCTGAACCACAAACTGTATTTATGGCTTGCATATGTCCGTGTataaacttgtgtttattttatggCTATTATGAGCATATGTAGCTGTATTTAGAGCATAGCTAACTgcgattttctttgttttttttttttatctttggcAGAAAAAGCACAGTGATGCCTTGCCTCTTTATGAACAAGCACTGAAGGTGTATGAGGATAGTTTGGGGCGCTCACACCCACGAGTCGGAGAGACCCTAAAAAACCTGGCTGTGTTGAGGTACAGTAGCTGAGGATAAATTCAGCTAATCACAAGTTTAATCATGATTGTTGTGctacagttgttttgttttgttttgtttttataaatagcTATGAAGAGGGTGACTTCGAGAAGGCAGCAGAGCTTTACAAACGTGCGATGGAGATAAAGGAGGCAGAGCCGTCGTTGGTGTGTGGGAACGCCCCGTCCCGCCACTCTTCCAGCGGAGACACATTCAGTCTGAGGGGACCTGCACCCCTCCCACATGCCCCAAGGTGACTCTGTTCAGCCACATAAAAAGCTGTTTTGACAGCTTGAGGTACCATAGAGTAGGAAAACCATTGGACCTAAggattttatcaaaaagggaacTATCCTGGTCATCAAACTGTGATTGTTGTCAATGGAGATTTACAGGGTTTGGTCAGAAAATACTGTACCTGCCAGGATGATTATGATGTCTGCCATATTAGTCTGTGAAACctgtctaaccctaaccctatttccaaaagtatttattgtttttaacataATCATGTGTCAAAGGAACTTAAAACTTTCTTTAAATCAGTCCTTTTTATGGACCTGGAACTCAGGTTTATACTTATTTTAATTCAGACACTTGATTCCTATTCCTATTGATTGCCTCAAAATATAGATCTTTAAAATAGGAATGGAATTTCATGTGGGTTTAACCCATAAAACAGGATTCATAATCATATTAATCTATGCACTTTCCTTTTTGGTGAACTTGGGATGCAAGTTACAAGTATGATTTCTGAAGAACCTATAAAATCCATACATTACTGATGCTTTGAATGAAGCATTTTCAAGAGCTACTGTCTCTAAAATTTCTGAAAAATTGGTACGCTTATATgctgttaaaggtgcaccatgtagttttggagaaaaaaatgtaatccaaagagaaaaatcttcattcacttttttttaaatctaaatattaaaaattcagattttaaatgtattttccaaaactacatagtgcccctttaacataTCATTTATGTTTACATTATGCAGTGTTTACCTTCCAGTATTAAGAACATAATCCGAAAGGAGATGATGTCCAAAAACAAGTATGTCACCTGTGGTACTAATTTCATACTGTGCTTATGCAAAACTTTATgtccatttatttattcatttacaaACAGGAGTTAAAGGGATTTACCAAAACAATCATGGTGCCATATAAGTGTCCAGGTTAAAGTACAATTTATTGTCTGAATGTACATTAATCCAAAAGGGACACCAAAACCTTCTGTTTCACTGCCAAATATAGTGCAAAAACAATGTATCTTAATGTTTTTTATCTCTCCATGTAtcaatgtaaaatgtaaaatctgtACAgggcaacaataaaaaaatcacatccaATATGTTGATAAGATTGTATCCCATCaaataaatactttattgaGACAACTTAAACATTGTTCATGATTACTGTTGCAGTGGATGTTTTCTTAAAGCCGAGTGAATGACAGCACATACATGAAAAGGTCCCAACACTCACTGATCAAAACCGTAGAAAATACACATTGTGATACAAGTTAATGCACTAACAGTGACATTATTCTAGGTTCATAGACTTCTTTATTAGCGGCTGTACAATTCCAAGTGCTCAACACTTTTACGGTATGTCTGCAAATGAAACatttgacttttgatttttttgtgtgaagtGGAATGCCACTAGCAGCACCTTTCATGCAATTCCCCTCTGTAGCTGCTAGAATAATTaattgtttgattgtttgaaATTAGTTGGCTTTTTCTTGAGGATGCTTGTTATCAAAGAAAGCAAATGAACAGACATGAGAAAAGTTTTATCTGAACGGCAGAAATGCATCTTCAGGTTTCTGCCTACAACTTTCTCATCTGAGCCATCAAGTCTTCCAGGCTCTGTTCGGTTTCCTGCACCGTCTCCCCACTTGGTTCACACTGGtacaaaacaaaggaaagaaaatatcaGAATTTGAGTCAACAAACGCTAATATCATAATGCTTTAAAGTATGTTTTGCCAATATACCTTACATTACTGCATACTCATGACCACAGCATTGCGATTCTTGGGGGGGATTTCCTGCATAGCTAGGTtgtacttttcatttttgaccagtatatcatgaaaataaaactggagCTGTAAGGTCACATTGAGCTTATTTAGTTGactattattttcatttaaaaaggtctgCAGTAACCTCACTTGAAAGTTAATGAGCTCAAACGTGTAAGCCTTTCAAAGCTGTGTTTTGTCAGAGAATACTAACCTCAGCTGGAATGGTGTAAGCCACCGTGATGCCCTCTGGGAGGTCAGGCACGGTGCCTGAGGCAGCCTGTAGCTCTGCGTCCGTCACCTCTGATACAAGTTCAATACCTGCACAGCACAGTCATGTGGTGAGGTAAAATAATATGTTGTTCAATGACAAATCCAGACAAACTGTTATAGATCTGACTGGGTTTGTTGCTCACCCCACTCATTGTCCTCATGTACGAccgcttcctcttcttcctcgaCAACTTCAACCTTTGGCCGCTCTGCTTCTTTCTTCTAAAAAGGAAACGATTCACACAGATGGACACCATTATCTCTCCAAGCTTACACAGCTGCAGCGTTTATTTAATAAGTCTGTACTGCACTCAACAGTTGGTCAGTTCTACATCCTGatacttaaaaacaaatagcaaGTGCACACCTTGTACTCCTCCTGTTGTCTCCTGCAGAAGCTGTCGTTACACTGGGGGTTGGCTTTCATGGCCATGGTGGGGAAGAAGTCCTGCATGGCGTTGTAGCCAAGGTAATAACTGACAGTGCCAAACTTtaacagatacctgaaaaacaaaaaaatcctaTGCAAATAATGTTTACTGTAAAGTAGGTTATAGAGAGCCTTCTTTACAAATTGTTCTTCGAAAGGTTTCGGGAAAGGTAACATTTAGTGAAAGGAAAAAACGTCAATAGAACAGATGATTCCAAACTTTTTAATGGCAGATGTAAAACTTTACAGCTTTAGGTTTccaactgggaaaaaaaaaaagatcttacTTGAGGACATTTTGGACCAGGATCCCTGCAACCACACCCATTGTTGTTGGTAAACTGGCAGCACATACTCCCTCCCTTTTCAAGGTCTTCTCATCGATGTTGGCTGCCACCACCAGAGGAGGAGCACACTACCAAGGCATATGAAactgtattaaaatgtaacCGCTGGATTTGTTTTCTAACAGGACAATGTTGTGCTAGTATTTTAGTGGTTGAACATCTTTTTGGCGATGTTGTTTGCGTGTGGGCTTACAGCGAAGCATGCCGTCTCTCCAGGAATAATGAGCTGGATGTGTCCTGATACAGCGTTCTCACTGACACCAGACTCCATCCAGATCTGACCGAGTTCATTACACGCCTGCAACAAACACGACAAAATGAATACATATTTGCCAGAGTACCAACCACAAACCATAATGGATAAcaactctgtttttttgtttctgtatgCACTTACTGTATTGATGGCCATTCTGGCTTCAAAGTTGTCCACACAGCTCAACACCAAATCCACCGGCGTCCCTTCTTCCAGCCCTCCGTGACTGAGAAGACACAGAAttatttgctgttgttgtgtgcGGAGAGAGAAAAATTAAATTCTAGAAAACTGCGGTAGGTATGCCGAACCTGATGCGCTccataaaatgtgtaaaatttgCCATTGTGGTGATGTTGTAGTTGTGGGTCTCAAATGACACATCTGGGTTGATGTTCCTGTTGGGTAAATTGAGAAATATGTAAGTACAAAGAAACCGCATGATTCTATTTTAATGGATTATTATAAACAACTGTGTACCGGAGTGTGTGTTCTGCTGCTTCCACTTTACTGAGGCCCGCCTGGTGAGGCTGGAAGAACAGTCTGTTCATGTTGGCCAGCTCGACTTTATCGTAGTCGAAGAGGAGCAGCTGTGATGGCGCAAACACAGACAAGATTGGGGTGAGGACAGGCAGATCGTCTCCTGAGCCAAATGAATGCGTGGTTTTACTTGATAtaaaagaaataatgaaaatgtttgtattaCCTTACCAATGCCACATCGAGTGAGCATTTCAGCCGTCACACTGCCAACTCCCCCGACACCAACCACAGCAACTGTGAATGTCCGGATTTTCTGTCGACAAAATTTGAAAGTAGTCGTTCATCCATATGAAAAAGCATCCTCTGATTAAGGGAGGGTTCATAGGTATTGTCTGATAtcagttttaaaaatgattaaagcTGCAATGATTACAAATAAGTAAATATTCTGATAATTGATGAATCGGTCTGAGTCTTTCTGAGGGCCAAGACAGAAACCTAATGATGGACCTCGGGCCAAACACAAGCATCTATTTTATTAAATTGTAGAGATGCAAAATGGAACAACAGAAGCCAAAAGATGCAAGTTAGATTATAACattattgttttctctcctgtctttATGACCTGTGACAGATGAGGATAATGCCACATCCCAGGATATTTTTTGGAAGTTTGttacctttttttcccccttgccTCTCACGGCTTCCATATTTCTTCAATTGATTTCCCTTAATTGTCTGGCTTTAGCTCAAATTGTCACTCCTACCTATTTGAAGAGCATCTttaccaaacaactaatcaatgaatcgaaaaaataatcaacagattaatcaacaatgaaaataaccTATAGCAACATCCCTAAAAATCACTGATATTTCATAAATATTGGTTTAAATTATATTCTAGGTGCTGATATTTGGCAATCTGTGGaattcactcttttttttcatcttttagtAAGGATTGGGATAGTTAAGGATTTTATTATAATGGCATAAAAAAGATATTGTCTttcaaaagaacaaaataaaacaaaacttgcTGGAACCCGACACGTTTTTTCAAAATGCATTTTGGTATTAATAGCTGGTGCCATGATTGAGAGTATCAGTTCCTCCATGTCTATAGATCACTGTGATTATTTATGTTGGGGACAGAGCAACACACTGTAACTCTTCACTGTAAACCCTACCTCATAATCATCCACGATCCCCATTCTCTTCAAAGCCATGAGAcgactgcaacaaaaaaaaaaaacacagctgagatTAGCTTGTAGTCAATGCAACAGCACCATATGGGATGAGTGACTCATAAGGCGTAGCCCCTCGGCGCTGTGAGCGATCCCTGACAAAAACCTGTCAAAAACCAAAATAATGACATGAAAAGTCACCTGTATGGGTTGGAATCCACGACCTCGGAGCTCATTTTGTCAATTTTCGGTCGGTGGAGTTCCGAGCTGTGAGCATCCTCCATGGCACACTGCTTCTGCTTACACTTTATCAATTCATTTTCCAACTCTCTCACCCGcagcttcagctcctccactgtCGCCATTTTTGAAAGACAAGCACCGCTCAACGACGTCAACGAAATGCGATGTTATAAATTAAGGTGTAAATGAGCTGTCTTGACGGACAAACAGGAGCAGAAAAGTACACGTCTTCACAACTAACATCAGCTGTCTGGACGTGTGTTACCGTCAACAACGTCCGTGCGGAAAACGAGTACAAACAACACACGGGTTCCTACATTGTTAGCGGATTTTTCCAACAGGCTTTCGAGAATTTGAGCTGACggttaaattaattgtttccaaaaatgttttcaaaaacatgCCATAAATGTTTACTCTAAAATATGACTTCTGTGAGGATGTTACGTCGATGTGTGCGGTCGTAAACGGTCCGACCACCGCCCCCAACAAACAACGAAAGTTAGCTCAACAATGAAGCTGGAGATCATTAACCCGCTCTTTAACTAAGACATGGACGAGCTGACAACTCCTGTACGACAGCAACATAAATTCAGTGCTGACAGACTTTTAAGTTATCTGTCTGTCAAGTCGCTGGTGTCGAATAACGACACACTAACTGTCAGACAGTACAGGTAAGATAGATACAGCTGTATTGTGTCACACCTTCCCTGCATAGGAAAGCTGTCAAATTTGTGTTTAGCTAGTTGATAACATGCTAACAGCTTCCTGTTGTCTTTTCAGTGCTGGTCAGTCAAACCCAACCTTCCTAATCCAAACACCCTCAAACAGCTATGTTCTCAGGAAGAAACCCCCAGGTGAGCTGCTGCCAGGGGCTCACAAGGTAAGGCAATTAATAACTtaggtcaaaaaaaaaatgttggcagtaAAGTTAGTCTGCAGGACTGCTGTGTGTAGCCATGACACAAGTCCAGCAGGGGGAGAAGCTTAATTTGGTTTGGTCGTAATTATCAAGTCCCTACAAGATTGTCTGATATCctcatttgacaaaaaaaaaatgtatgtaaatattgAAGCACTGGTCAAGAATTTTTACAGTGCAAAACCTTttcaaaacatgtattttgGAATAGAGCTGAGCGAtgatcaaaatatttttgaaatctAAGTTTAGTATCCAAACTGCAGGAGCTGCAATTTTTTGATCAAGGTATAAAGTATCACAACCAACCATGATAGGTGAAGCATTGTGGTGTCACAGAGATGCTGGCATTCATATACCCCACACTGAGGAGAGCCAAGTTGTTTGAGACAGACCCCCCAAAAATCATATCCTTAtgatttgtatatatttattccAGTGAAAATGAACGCTAGTGTTTGCGAGGACCTTATAGAAAATGCTCAAAATAACTATAGTATGTTCAAATTGAAGGGAAATCAGAGAACGTTCCAAGAcccttatttattttccatttaaactcaggataatgtaaatgtattattggAAAACTACATTTCCCGTTAGTATTCAAATGTATGATTATCTGTACACACGTTTCTCATTTTTCAGTTGGGTTGAAGTCAACAGAATTTTTTTCCAGGAAGATTCCCATGGATTTACAGTGATATATCGCTATCTGTGTAGAAAATTGAGGGAACAATGGGGGATGTGTGATTTAATCTTAAGGTTTAAGGGTGatgttttcatataaaacgGTGGATATTTGTTTACAGGTGGACAGGGAGTATCGGGTGCAGAAGGCCCTGTTCTCTGCTGGCTTCCCTGTACCTAAGCCTCTCTTGCACTGCACTGACACTGATGTCATTGGAACAGAGTTTTACTTGATGGAGCATGTGAAGGTAAGTCTGGCCAGAGTGAAGTCCCTTCAGTTGGAtcttattattgttgttttgcttGAGCTTTACTTTAtattcaaatgataaaaaatgacTCACCTGTGTTTGCCCGCTGACACACACCGAGTGCTTGACAGACCAAATTGATGCCTAggcttttaaatgtgtatttcacTCTCACACCATTTTCAAATATCATGAGATAAAAAGATGCATTTTGTGAAAAGATACTCCCTATTGAGCAGGGGCGTATATTCAGGGATCTTCGTCTCCCTGGAGTGagtgcagcagagagagcagctCTGTATGTGGCCTCAGTGGAACTGTTGGCAAAGCTTCACTCACTGGACCTCTCATCACTGAACCTTGAAGGGTATGGAAAAGGACCAGGCTACTGCAAGAGACAAGTGAGATAAGACGTTGTactcaataaatcaaattaactTTAAAACGTCTTCCCCAGGAAAAGGAGTTAGTGCTGTGACATTCAaaagtgtctctctgtctctaaaGGTGTCCACCTGGACGAAGCAGTACACTGCAGCCGCCCACAGAGACATTCCAGCCATGAATGAACTGTCCTATTGGTTGATGAAGAATTTGCCAGCCGGTGATAACGAGGTCACGCTTGTCCACGGAGATTTCCGGTTGGACAATTTGATATTCCATCCAACAGAGGTAAAACATCTGGAACAGTCATTCTTACAAATCTTCTCCATGTTAAAATGCTATAAAGTGTTTTTGATGTCTTTAGGCACGTGTGATAGCAGTGCTGGACTGGGAGCTGTCTACCACTGGGCAGCCCTTGGCAGACTTTGCCTATTTTCTGATGCCCCAC
Coding sequences:
- the nphp3 gene encoding nephrocystin-3 isoform X1, which encodes MGTASSLVSPGEVIEDGYGGEGGEACEIPVEVKPKARLLRSSFRRGPRVIGASFKSTGSVDLEYAAEYERLRKEYEIFRVSKNNEISSMQKKEAKLDEENKRLRAELQALQKTYQKILREKESALEAKYQAMERAATFEHDRDKVKRQFKIFRETKEKEIQDLLRAKRDLEAKMQQLQAQGIQVYDPNDSDSDDNQTTVTAAGTQCEYWSGGVLGSEPSMGSMMQLQQTFRGPEFAHSLIDVEGPFANVSRDDWDAAVASLLQVSPYVPQALWSNTVRCYLIYTQETKAELDIFIKKHSPVLRRMCEGLGHFYLNVCFQEESAASYAVERKQEIERSSVCVLLLKSTVTSSVVEDCEDAFVKNPEGHPLVLYLRTEEDHNLTGATRQLLERVNAADKAAKIKVVDHCGSAEEGADLINVQLEKVIKQELLGLEGADVDSKDSGIEEGREEDSADVLWDLHDEQEQIESYQQACNSSTSQLGFQKYIDRLNDMIAAPPPTPPLLVSGGPGSGKSLLLSKWIEQQQKQSPNTLFLYHFVGRPLSTSSEPVLIIKRLTVKLLQHFWSISGLSMEPSKILEEFPRWLERLSARHQGNIIIIIDSIDQIQQAERHVKWLIDPLPVNVRVVVSVNVETCPQAWRLWPTLHLDPLSPREVRSVVNAECQNMGIKFTKDQEKKLERHCRSASTCNALYVTLLARMIISSISSGSLEKSLDQCLQCQDTMSLYRQALKMTLNSLSTDRERHVMREILCLVCASHNGVSESEVLDLLPEVELPVLSSLLHCLNRLCIVTLRCGLIRFQHLQAWEAVRLEFLGGGSSSAAYRDKLINYFSQQLSQDRVTWRVADELPWLLQQQEDRTKLQLSLLNLFVSQNLYKRGHFSELLAYWQYVGKDKNSMATEYFDSLKHYEKSCESEDSMTKLANLYETLGRFLKDLGLPSQAVAPLQRSLEIRETALDPDHPSVARSLHQLAGVYVQWKKYGNAEQLYKQALEISENAYGAEHASVARELESLAMLYQKQNKYEQAEKLRKRSVKIRQKTARQKGHMYGFTLLRRRALQLEELTLGKDTADSAKTLNELGVLYYLQNNLDAAKVFLTRSLEMRQRVLGPDHPDCAQSLNNLAALHTERREYETAEDMYERALDIRKRALSPDHPSLAYTLKHLAMLYKRRGKLEKAVPLYELSLEIREKSFGPKHPSVATALVNLAVIYCQLKKHSDALPLYEQALKVYEDSLGRSHPRVGETLKNLAVLSYEEGDFEKAAELYKRAMEIKEAEPSLVCGNAPSRHSSSGDTFSLRGPAPLPHAPR
- the nphp3 gene encoding nephrocystin-3 isoform X2, whose protein sequence is MGTASSLVSPGEVIEDGYGGEGGEACEIPVEVKPKARLLRSSFRRGPRVIGASFKSTGSVDLEYAAEYERLRKEYEIFRVSKNNEISSMQKKEAKLDEENKRLRAELQALQKTYQKILREKESALEAKYQAMERAATFEHDRDKVKRQFKIFRETKEKEIQDLLRAKRDLEAKMQQLQAQGIQVYDPNDSDSDDNQTTVTAAGTQCEYWSGGVLGSEPSMGSMMQLQQTFRGPEFAHSLIDVEGPFANVSRDDWDAAVASLLQVSPYVPQALWSNTVRCYLIYTQETKAELDIFIKKHSPVLRRMCEGLGHFYLNVCFQEESAASYAVERKQEIERSSVCVLLLKSTVTSSVVEDCEDAFVKNPEGHPLVLYLRTEEDHNLTGATRQLLERVNAADKAAKIKVVDHCGSAEEGADLINVQLEKVIKQELLGLEGADVDSKDSGIEEGREEDSADVLWDLHDEQEQIESYQQACNSSTSQLGFQKYIDRLNDMIAAPPPTPPLLVSGGPGSGKSLLLSKWIEQQQKQSPNTLFLYHFVGRPLSTSSEPVLIIKRLTVKLLQHFWSISGLSMEPSKILEEFPRWLERLSARHQGNIIIIIDSIDQIQQAERHVKWLIDPLPVNVRVVVSVNVETCPQAWRLWPTLHLDPLSPREVRSVVNAECQNMGIKFTKDQEKKLERHCRSASTCNALYVTLLARMIISISSGSLEKSLDQCLQCQDTMSLYRQALKMTLNSLSTDRERHVMREILCLVCASHNGVSESEVLDLLPEVELPVLSSLLHCLNRLCIVTLRCGLIRFQHLQAWEAVRLEFLGGGSSSAAYRDKLINYFSQQLSQDRVTWRVADELPWLLQQQEDRTKLQLSLLNLFVSQNLYKRGHFSELLAYWQYVGKDKNSMATEYFDSLKHYEKSCESEDSMTKLANLYETLGRFLKDLGLPSQAVAPLQRSLEIRETALDPDHPSVARSLHQLAGVYVQWKKYGNAEQLYKQALEISENAYGAEHASVARELESLAMLYQKQNKYEQAEKLRKRSVKIRQKTARQKGHMYGFTLLRRRALQLEELTLGKDTADSAKTLNELGVLYYLQNNLDAAKVFLTRSLEMRQRVLGPDHPDCAQSLNNLAALHTERREYETAEDMYERALDIRKRALSPDHPSLAYTLKHLAMLYKRRGKLEKAVPLYELSLEIREKSFGPKHPSVATALVNLAVIYCQLKKHSDALPLYEQALKVYEDSLGRSHPRVGETLKNLAVLSYEEGDFEKAAELYKRAMEIKEAEPSLVCGNAPSRHSSSGDTFSLRGPAPLPHAPR
- the uba5 gene encoding ubiquitin-like modifier-activating enzyme 5, with translation MATVEELKLRVRELENELIKCKQKQCAMEDAHSSELHRPKIDKMSSEVVDSNPYSRLMALKRMGIVDDYEKIRTFTVAVVGVGGVGSVTAEMLTRCGIGKLLLFDYDKVELANMNRLFFQPHQAGLSKVEAAEHTLRNINPDVSFETHNYNITTMANFTHFMERISHGGLEEGTPVDLVLSCVDNFEARMAINTACNELGQIWMESGVSENAVSGHIQLIIPGETACFACAPPLVVAANIDEKTLKREGVCAASLPTTMGVVAGILVQNVLKYLLKFGTVSYYLGYNAMQDFFPTMAMKANPQCNDSFCRRQQEEYKKKEAERPKVEVVEEEEEAVVHEDNEWGIELVSEVTDAELQAASGTVPDLPEGITVAYTIPAECEPSGETVQETEQSLEDLMAQMRKL